The DNA segment GCCAGGCCTGATGTCTTCCATTCAATCCGTGCGTTTACGCGCCTGGAGCATGAGGTAGGTGCAGCTGACCATCCAGACAGAGAGCAGTATGATCGGCACCCAGAACGGGAACAGGCCGTTCCATGCGAAGGGACCGTCATAGAAGAAGATCGCGGTGTCTTCTGGCAGGAAGGCGAGAGCAAGCATGAAGCATAGATAGCCGGACCAGCGCGGCATGAGTGGAACCGGTCGTTTGTCCCCCAGAATCGCGGCGCCAAAGGCTGCGGTCTGCACCGTACCTATGATGCCGGGCGTGACCATCGTGAACCAAGCGAGGTCGTTCAGGAGCTGGGTCATCTCAGGTGGGCGGTCAGGGCGGTATGCGGTCAGGGTAAGGAACAACGCTCCGAGGAAGAAGCAGGCAGTCACGACCGCGCCGGTGATGGTCTGTACCCAAGTATAAGGCGCTCGCGGCCCTTCCATGCGTTTCATTACCATTGAGATGGCACCGAAAAAGCACCCGTAAAATGCAGCGCCGATCATGGTGATTCCAGCGCCGAATCGAATGCCAGATAAGTTTTGTTGGTAAACGGCCGCAATTTCCTCCGGGCTAAGCGATGGACTTGGCGGAGGCGCAAAGTGCGCCAGCGGCAAGAATCCGACCATGAACAAGATCGTGCCGATCGGCCCGAGCCATATACAGATTCGCTCTCCGTTTGCAGGTTGTTCTGATTGTAATGACATTCTGCCCTCTCCTTTTTCAGTTCCGAAGCGTCTTCCCGCCCGCCATGACAAGGGATCCGGCCCGGAGTCGTACGACTCCTCCAGCACAAGCGACCGTGGTCGCCTGATCGTGGATGACACTGGGAAAACTGTACCTGCCGAGCCTGACTAGATTCGGCTGATCTTCTGCCCCACCGACACCCTGATCCAATCTCCCACCACCGAAACTGCACTCAGTGCATATGGCTTAACTGCATCGAGTGCAATAATCAAGCGCCGGCGAGAACCGATGAATCTTTGCGGGACGGACCCAATCGAAGAATTCGGTTAAAACCGACGTCGGCAACAATTGCTAGGCACGGAACAAGCGCGTCGAGCAGCCTTGGCATCTCATGACAATAGATCGCTGCAAATGCGCACGTGCGTCACGATCAATACAGATTCGCTTGACATGCAGGCGATAGCGGCCAGGCCGACGTAGGCTGGAAAATCGACGCCGCCCAACCATACGCGCGGTATGGATCGGCAATGCAGCCTTGCGACCTGATCGGTGCGCAGATCGCCTCAAGCCGTCTGGGCGACGATCAGGCGTACGCCATGCTTATCGAGAATGGAGCACATCTCGTCCGGAATGCCCGGATCGGTGATGAGTACGTCCACTTCGTCGAGGCCGCACACGATTGCGCCGGAAGAGGAGCGGAACTTGGAACTGTCGACGAGGAGGATGACCTCTTCGGCGCGGTCGATCAGGCGGCGTTCGGCTGCGATCAGTATGACGTCCGCCTGCATCACGCCTTGCGGTCCGACCGAGGCGGCGCCCATGAACAGCTTTGGGGCGTAGAACCGCGGCATCGAATCCTCGCCCGCCGGGGCAAGAACGATGTTCTGTTCACGAAACACCGTGCCGGATGGCAACAGGACCCGGGTTCCGGCCTGCGGAAGCAGCGCGTTGACGATATGCAATGAATTGGTGAGGACCTGGGCGTCCTTGCCATCGAGGTAGGGGCACATCTGAAGCGTTGTCGTGCCGCCGTCGATCATGATCCCTTCGCCGTGCCCGCACAGGTTTGCCGCGGCATGTCCGATGGCCTGCTTCTGAGGCAGGTTGAGCGAAATTGATTGTTCGAATGGCGTGCCGGACAACTTAAGCGCACTGCCCTCGCTTTCATCGCCGGGGAGTTTTGCGCCGCCATGGACGCGCACGATGCGTCCTTCTTCCTCAAGCCGGGTCAGGTCCCGCCGGATGGTTGCAGGCGATGCATCGAGGCAGGACTCAAGCTCGCGATAACTCACGAATCCCGTCGCGCCCAAGGCATTGAGAATGAGTTTTTCGCGTTCAGCCGAATGCATTGTGTTTCCCTGCGCTTGCCCGTTTGCAGACATTCCGGGGCTCTATCTGAATGGGCGTTACAGGTTGCGCGCCCCGCTGCGCAACCGTCAGTGAGCCGTCACGTTTGCTTCCAGCATATTGCCCAGGCCAATGATCGCTGTTGCCCCGACCAGAAGACCTATGCCGAGCCAAACCATTGTCCGGGTGCGCAGGCTTGCCCCTTTCCATTCCTTGAGGGCAAAGCCCCAGAGCGTGGAGAACAGGATGATAGAGGCCATGTGCAAGGTCCAGGACGAGAAGCCGTAGCGCCCCATCTGGCTTTCGCCCATGGTGTAGAAGAAGAACTGGAAGTACCATAATGTTCCGCCAAGCGCTGCAAGCAGGTAATTGAGCAGCAGCGGCACTTTGACCATCTTTTTGCCCTCGGGAGCATGCGGGGTTCCCGCGTCCGGATTGGCAATGGCGTCCGGATTGGCAATGGCGCCCGGATCGGCAATGGCGCCCGGATCGGCAACAGCACCGAAATATTGCCCGAAGCTGCGATTTTGGCGGATGAGGATGGAGCACCAGATCGCATTTGTGGTCAGACCACCGGCAAGGACAACGCAAAGGACCGGCAGGCCCTGGTTGAGCGGATCGGTACCGGCGGCAAGCGTCAGGTCGCGGATGGGTTGGCCGGCGTCGAGGCCCCAGGCAAAGCAACCCGACATCACACCCGAGAAGACGGCGATCAGCAGACCCTTGCGCAAGTCGAACTCGGCGACGCCCTCGCTCGCTTCGCCGCCCAGTTCCGCATCCTTATTGTGGCCCGCGCGCGCGACGACAACGATGCCGGCAAGTGTGGCGAGGATACCCAGCAGTGTCAGCTGCCCACTGGTACGCGAGGCGATTGCATCGAGGGTTCCGTGGAAGATGGGTGGGCCCATCGTCCCGATCACGGTCGTCAGTCCCAGCGCCACTGCCATGCCAAGCGAGAGGCCGAGATAGCGCATGGTCAGGCCGAACGTCAGGCCACCGAAACCCCACATCGCGCCCCAGAACCAGCACCACCAGAGCGTCTTGCCCGGTGTCTGGACAAGCACTTGGAACAGGTCGTTGGTGCGCAGGGAAGCGAATAGCCAAGGCGCAACGGCCCAGGAAAAGATCCCCCCTGCCAGCCAGAACACTTCCCAGGACCACAGCCTGATGCGCTTGTAGGGGACATAGAAGCTGGCCGAGGCAAAGCCGCCAAGCCAGTGGAACACGACGCCAAGCGCCGGATTGCCTCCCATCAGATTCGATCCCTTTCGCTCATTTATGCGAGAACGCTGCCGTCGATCTCTGCAATCTTTGTCGTTCCGGTCAGCGCCATGGCGACGCGCATTTCAGCTTCGATCAAGCCCAGCATCTTGGTGATCCCTGCCTGGCCGCCTGCAGCGAGAGCCCAGGCCCATGCGCGCCCGAGCAGCACGCCTTTTGCGCCCAGCGCCAGCATGCGAACGACGTCGAGGCCCGACCGTATGCCGCCGTCCGCAAGCACGGTCAGGCGGTCGCCGACGGACTCTGCGATCGGGGGCAGGGCTCGCGCGCTTGAAAGCACGCCGTCCAGCTGTCGGCCGCCGTGGTTGGAAACGACGATGCCGTCGGCCCCCAGCTCTGCCGCTTCGCGCGCGTCCTCGGGATCGAGAATGCCCTTGATGACCAGCGGCCCCTTCCATTCGGATCGAATGAAATCGAGGTCGCGCCAGTTGATCGAAGGGTCGAAGTTGGCGCGCATCCAGGCGAAGAAATCCTCGATGCCGGTCTTGCCCTGCAGGACGGGCGCGACATTGCCCAGGGTATGGGGGCGGCCCCGGAGGCCGACATCCCAGGCCCAGCCTGGTCGCGCCAAGGCCTGAGCCGCGCGCCATGTCGCGCCCTTGAGGCCCGATGCTCCGGCCAGCCCTGTATGATAGTCGCGATATCGGCTGCCAGGTACCGGCATGTCGACGGTAAAGACCAGTGTCGAACAGCCTGCTGCCACGGCCTGCGCCAACAGGTCCTTCATGAACGCCCGGTCGCGAATCATGTACAGCTGGAACCAGAACGGCTTGCTGGCGGCCGCTGCGACTTCAACCAGCGGACAGGCACCGACGGTCGAGAGGGTGAAGGGAACGCCGGCCTTTTCGGCCGCGCGTACGGCTTGGCATTCCCCGCGCCGGGCATTGAGGCCGGCAAGGCCGATGGGCGCAAGGGCAAGCGGCAAAGCCAGTTTCTGGCCGAACAGCTCGGTCGACAGGTCGAGCCGCGAAACATCGCGCATCACGCGCTGGCGCAGGGCCAATCCGGCCAGATCCTCGACGTTCCGGCGCAAGGTCGCTTCGGCATAGGAGCCGCCTTCAATGTATTCGAACAGGAAGCGGGGCAGGCGCCGCCTTGCCGCTTCGCGAAAGTCGGGAACCGATGCGACGATCATGCTTCACCCCTTGCCACTGCTGCGCGCCATTTTGCCCGGTACGATTGCAGGTCTCCTTCGAGAGGTTCAACCCGGCACAGCCCTGCGGCCGGCTTGAGCAGGGGATTGATCAAACGCAGCGCTCCGAAAGAGACATCGTTGTGCGCATTGGCGACGAACACTTCGGTATCGGGCCGCAGTGCCGCAAGCGCCCGTACGAAGACTTCCGCCTCGGCAAAGCGTCCTTCGATGAGAAGTCGGTTCTTCGACCCGATGAGATCGAGCGAAGTGTCGGCCACGAGGGCTGCATAAAGGCAGATGGCCGCGCGGCGTGCGTACCAGGTGCCTGCCCATTCGACCGGAGCATTGAGCCAGCAGGCCTTGCCGCGCGGGAAGGGGCCGAATCCCGGAGTGAGCGTAGGCATCATCACGGTTCCGCGCTCGAGCAGCGCAGGCACGGCTTCCATGAGTTTGCATTGATCGGGCTTGATATCCACCCTGCGCGTGTCGAGCTGGATGACGGTCTCGATCTCGCGCCCGCCCATGAAGCGGGCTGAAGGTACAGGCCAGCCATAGGCGTCGACATTGACCAGCGTGTCGCGCGCTTCGGACAGGGACGCGATCGATACGGTTTCGGCGGCCAGGCGCATCGCGATGAACCAGGTGCCGGTCGACAGGATCGTGGCTTCCTGCCGGGCGATCTGGGGGAAGCCGCGGGCGGCGAGCAGGGCGGCATTGGAATCGTGCAGGCCGGCATGGACCTGGATGCCCGCTGCCAGCCCCGTTTCGATGGCAAGGTCGGCGCGTAGCGGTCCGACCACCTGGCTGGCCTTGACCACCGGCGCGAATCGCTGCGCCCAGCCCATGCGTTCGGCCATGGGAGAGAAGCGCGCGTCGCTGGGGCACCACAAGTCGGTGTGGCAGCCAAGGCTGGTCACTTCGCTGACCGCCTTGCCCGTCAGGAACCAGGCCCAGTATTGCGACCAGGGAACAAGCGTCGCTCCCGCCATTTCCTGAGGGTAGAGGCGCGACATCCAGTAGACCTGCGCGCCGAGATTGAGGCCGTCAGGCAGGGCGGGGCTGCCGGTCAGCGCGAAGGAATCGCGCTCGCGGCGGTAGTCCTCCATCACCTCCTGCGGGATCGGCTGCTCATAGTCGAGCGGAGGGAACAGGGCTCCTTCGCTGCCCAGCGCAACGAAGGCGGCGCCATGGGCGACCGGGATGATCGCTTCGACGGGATGGGCGGAGAATGCCGCGAGCGTCGCCTTGAGCCATGCCGCAATCCGCGCGGCATCCAGACGGCGCAAGCCGGCATCCTCGCACGGGGCATTCGGGCGAACCTGCCGATCCAGCATTCGACCCTCGCGAGTCCACAAGGTAACCTTGCTGAGCGTCTTGCCGATATCGACGACGATGTAGGAACCGGTACCTGACATGCTCTCCCTTGTGAGCATTTTGATTGAATATGATTGGTTTCTATCGAATCAGATTGATAGTGGGAAGAGGCAATGTTAAGCGGGGCGCCATGAATACGATCACCGCGCCATCGCCTCTAGCCGCAATTCCTTTTGCTGTCCCGGAAAGCCGCTGGGACGAAGCGGTCGCGGCATCGCTTACTCCGGAAGAGCTTCTGCTCTACCGCTCCAACCTTCTCGGTTCGGATCTCACCGTTACCAATTTTGGCGGCGGCAATACCTCGGCCAAGCTGGTCGAGGTCGATCCGATCACGGGCGAGCAGGTCGAAATACTCTGGGTCAAGGGTTCGGGCGGCGATATCGGTTCGATGAAGCTCGACGGTTTCGCGACGCTCTATCAGGAAAAGCTGCTCAGCCTCGAAAAGCACTATGGCGGGCCGGACGATGACGACAAGATGGTCGGCTACCTGCCTCACTGCACCTTCAATCTCAATTCGCGCGCGGCTTCGATCGATACGCCTTTGCATTCGCTGCTGCCTTTTGCGCACGTTGATCACGTTCACCCGGATGCGATCATTGCGCTGGCGGCCTCTTCGGGGGGAGAGGCCGTCACCATGGAAATATGGGGCGGCAAGATCGGCTGGTTGCCCTGGAAGCGTCCGGGCTACACGCTTGGCGTGCAACTGCGCGATTTCGTCAAGGCTAACCCGCAGGTCGAAGGCGTGATGCTGGCCGGCCACGGGATCATCTGCTGGGCCGACAGCGCCCGGGCCTGTTACGAGCATACCGTCTCGCTCATCGCCGATGCGGCCAAGTACCTCAATTCCAGGCTTGCTGAAAAACCGGCTTTAGGCGGCGCCTCCGCTACTCTCTTCTCCTCGGCGGAACGCGCGGCCATGGCCGCCGACCTTATGCCTCGCCTGCGCGGTCTGATGATCGGGGCGCGGCGTAAGGTCGGCCATTTTTCGGATGATGCCGAAGCGCTGGAATTCGTGAACTCGGTCGATTTCGAGCGCTTGGCTGCGCTCGGCACTTCGTGCCCGGACCATTTCCTGCGTACCAAGATCGCGCCGCTCACGCTCGATCCCGCACGCCTTCAGGACGATGCGTACCTGGCCGGGAAGGTCGCCGACTACCGTGAACTCTACGCCGCCTATTACGAGCGCTGCAAGCGTTCCAATTCGCCGGCGATGCGCGATTCCAACCCGGTTGTCGTCTTGGTCCCGGGCCTTGGCCGCATCACGTTCGCCACCGACAAGACTACCGCCCGTCTCGCTGGTGAGTTTTATGGCAACGCCATCAACGTCATGCGCGGAGCCGAGGCGATTGGCGATTACATCGCGCTCGACGAGCAGGAAGCCTTCGACATCGAATACTGGCTGCTCGAGGAAGCCAAGCTGCAGCGCATGCCTGCACCCAAGTCGCTGGTCGGCCGCATCGCTCTGGTCACAGGAGGTGCCGGCGGCATCGGAGCAGCCACGGCGGCGCGCCTGATGGCGGACGGGGCCTGCGTGATGCTGGCTGACCGTGACGAACAGGCTGTTGGTGAAGTGCGCGAAGGTTTTGCCCGCCAGTTCGGCAGCGATATCGTTCGCTCCGTTGTTTGCGACGTGACGGATGAAGCGCAGGTAAGCGAGGCGTTCGCTGCATGTGCCCGCGAATTCGGCGGACTCGATATTCTTGTCGCCAATGCCGGCATTGCATCCTCGGCCCCGATCGAGGAAACGACCATCGCTTTGTGGAACCGCAATTACGACGTCCTGGCCCAGGGCTATTTCCTGAGCTCGCGCGCCGCTTGGCCGCTGTTGAAGGGCATGAAGGAGCAGGGCGGTTCTTCGGTCGTGTTCATCGGTTCGAAGAACGGTGTGGCTGCTGCCACCAATGCCAGTGCCTATGCTTCGGCGAAGGCAGCCGCCAACCACCTGGCCCGCTGCCTGGCTCTGGAAGGCGCGTCGCACGGGATTCGCGTCAATGTGGTGAATCCCGACGCGGTGATCCAGGGGAGCCGGATCTGGGACGGCGACTGGCGCAAGGAGCGCGCAGGCGCCCATGGTATCGACGCGGGCAAGGAACTTGAGGAACATTACCGCCAGCGCTCGATGCTCAAGCGCGATGTCCTGCCTTCGGACATTGCCGAAGCCGTCTATTTCCTCGCCAGCGACATGTCGGCAAAGTCGACCGGAAACATGATCAATGTCGACGCGGGTAACGCACAGGCGTTTACGCGATGACTTAAGTCTTATCGGGAGAGGAAGATCATATGTCCGGACGTTACCTGATGACGGCTGCGCTGCTGGCGGCCACTTGCCTGACCACCCCGGCTTCGGCCTGGGGCCGCCGGGGACCACCACTGGACTGATGATGGATGAGTTCCTTGCATGGATCGACATGCGGGGACTTTTAATAGCGAAGGCACAACCATGAACATGCCCCTTTCCGCCGAACTGATCGCCGAGGCCAATACGCGCGACCTTGAAGCGCTGGAGGACGATTACGCGAGCCTCGGACGCAAGCTTGAGCGGGCCGGCATCGCCATCGATGCGATCAAGGAGCGGGTTGCCGACTTTTCCCTTGCCGTGCCGACCTGGGGAGCGGGGCGTGGCGGCACGCGCTTCGCCAAGTTCCCCATTGCCGGCGAGCCGACCAACATCCACGAGAAGCTCGAGGACTGTGCAGTCATAAGCCAGCTTTCGCGCCTGACTCCGCGTGTCTCGCCGCATTTCCCATGGGACAAGGTGTCCGACTACGGCGCGCTGCGCGAAGAGGCGGCGAGCCTTGGCCTGGGCTTCGATGCGGTGAATTCGAATACCTTCCAGGACCAGCCCGGCCAGGCAAAGAGTTACGCAACCGGCTCGCTCTCCTCGACGGTTGCCGCAACGCGCCAGCAGGCTGTCGAGCATAACGTAGAATGCATCGAGATCGGCCGCCAGCTCGGCTCTACCGATCTAACCGTCTGGGTCGGCGACGGCACCAATTTCCCCGGACAGCAGGATCTGGCGCGCAGTCTCGACCGCTACCTCGACGCGGCAGCGCAGGTCTATGCCGCACTGCCCGATGACTGGCGGATGCTGCTTGAACACAAGATGTTCGAGCCGGCATTCTATTCGACCGTGATCAGCGACTGGGGCTCCTCGATACTTGCCGCGCAGGAGCTGGGCCCCAAGGCCAAGTGTCTTGTCGACCTGGGCCATCACGCGCCCAACGTGAACATCGAGCAGATCGTTGCCCGCCTGCACCGCTTCGGAAAGCTGGGCGGTTTCCATTTCAACGACAGCAAGTATGGGGACGACGACCTCGATTCCGGATCGATCAATCCGCACCAGCTGTTCCTCGTCTTCAACGAGCTGGTCGAAGCCGAACTGAACCCGCGAGAGGGCTTCAATCCCAACTACATGATCGATCAGTCCCACAACGTGACCGATCCGATTGAATCCATGCTGTCCTCGGCCGAGACGATAGGTGCATGCTTCGCCAAGGCACTGCTGGTCGATCGCGAGGCGCTGCACATGGCGCAGGAAGCCAATGACACGATGATGGCCTTCCAGGCCCTGCGCCGGGCTTATAACGTGGATGTTTCGCCGATCCTGGCCATGGCGAGACACGAAAACGGCGGGGCGATCGACATGCTGGGCACTTATCGCGAAAGCCGGTGGCGCGACCGCAAGGCGCAGGAGCGCAAGGCCGTGGGACTGGGCGCTGGGATCGTCTGATCCGGTCCATCGGTCCCAGGTTTCGGGCTTTGCATGTCCGGGGTTTATTTCATAACTGCTTTACAAGACGGATAAACGGGAGACTTCATGCCGCGCCGCTCGCTTCGCATCGTACTGGGCCTTGCTACCGCGCTGAGCGCATTGCCCGCCATGGCGGAAAACAGGGCGGAGGCCGACGAGACTTCTGCCGCGGCCCGAGCAGCGGCGCCTCTCGAAGTTGCCTTTCAGGATCCACCCGATGCGGCACGCCCGCGTGTGTGGTGGCACTGGATGAACGGCAACATCACGAAGGACGGTATCCGCAAGGATCTGGAATGGATGAAGCGCATCGGCATTGGCGGCCTCCAGAATTTCGACGCCAATCTCCAGACACCGCAAGTGGTCGATCATCGACTCGTGTACATGACACCGGAATGGAAGGACGCCTTCCGGTTTGCCGCGCATGAAGCCGATCGGCTCGATCTGGAACTGGCGATTGCATCTTCTCCAGGCTGGTCCGAAACCGGTGGTCCCTGGGTGAAACCGCAGGATGGGCTCAAGAAACTGGTCTGGAGCGAAACGACCCTCGCGCCCGGCAAACGCTTTGTCGGGAAGCTGCCGTCCCCGCCGGAAACGACCGGGCCTTTCCAGACTCTCGGACTGCCGCTCAGCATCGAAGAGATCATTTCGGGCAAGCCGGAAGGTGCCGGCGGCGTGACCTATGGCGGGCAGGTTGGCGTGATCGCCTTCCCTGTCTCCGATGCCGGCGCATTGCCCGTCCCAAACGCATCCGACGGAGCGGGCAACCCGCTTTCGGGAAAGGCGCTGATCGATGCCGACATCGCTGGCGGCGTTACTCTCGCGCGTGAGGAGGGCAAGGCCCCGTCGCTCAGGCTTGATTACGCGCACCCTGTTACGGCTCGTGCGGCGACGGTCTTCGTTCCGAACATCAAGGTTCCCTTCGCGGGCGCGGCTTTTATCGGGGCTCTGGAAGCCAGCAAGGACGGTGTGAACTGGCAGCCGATAGAGCGGTTCGATCTTGCCAATGTTCCGACGACGATCGGCTTCGCTGCCGTCAAGGCAGCGCATTTTCGACTGGTACTCAATCCGCGCGAACCCGATGCCAGCCTCGGCTCCCCGGCACCGGGCGTTGCCACGGCCGGCCTGTTTGACGGGATTGCCAGGACTATGGCGAGTCAGCCGCTAGTCGTCGGACAGTTCCAGTTACGCGGCGAAGCCCTTGTCGATCGCTTCGAGACCAAGGCAGGCTTCGTGATGAGCCGCGATTACCATGCGCTGGGCGGGCCGAAGGACGGCGCCAAGGGTATCGAGCCGCAGAACGTAGTCGACCTGACCGAAAAGCTGCGACCCGATGGTACGCTAGACTGGAACGCGCCTCCGCTTCCGGCCGGCCAGCATTGGCGGGTGCTGCGACTGGGCTATTCGCTGCTGGGCACGACGAACCATCCCGCTCCGCCCGAGGCGACGGGACTTGAGGTCGACAAGTTCGATGGCAATGCCGTCAGGAACTACCTTGAGCACTACATCGGCATGTACAAGGACGCTGCCGGCGCCGATATGGTCGGCAAGCGCGGGGTTCGGGCGATCCTGACCGACTCGATTGAAGTGGGCGAGGCCAACTGGACGCCCAGGATGCTCGAACAGTTCCAGCGCCTGCGTGGTTACGATGCGCGTCCATGGCTTCCGGCACTGACCGGCACGATCGTCGGCACGCGCGCGCAGTCCGACCGGTTCCTCTACGACTATCGCCGGACCCTCGCGGACCTGCTTGCCAGCGAGCATTACGGGACAGTGGTCAAGGTCGCCCATGAGAACGACCTCAAGGTCTATGGCGAGGCGCTGGAAGACCATCGGCCGATGCTGGGTGACGACATGGCGATGCGCAGCCATGCGGACGTTCCGATGGCCGCTCTATGGACATTCGATCGCAAGGAGGGCCCGCGCCAGACGCTGATCGCGGATATGAAGGGCGCGGCTTCGGTTGCTCATCTCTACGGACAGAACCTCGTCGCCGCGGAGTCGATGACGGCCGCCATGGCGCCCTGGGCCTTCGCACCCAAGGATCTCAAGCGGTTCATCGATCTTGAATTCGTGTCGGGCGTTAACCGCCCGATTATCCATACCTCGGTGCACGTTCCGGTCGACGACAAGAAGCCGGGCCTGTCGCTGTTCATCTTCGGCCAGTACTTCAACCGGCAGGAAAGCTGGGCGGAATTGGCGCGGCCCTGGATGGACTACATGGCCCGCAGTTCGCTTCTCCTGCAAGAAGGGCGCAACCTGGCCGACGTCGCCTATTTCTACGGTGAAGAAGCCCCGCTTACGGGCCTCTACGGTGATGAGCCTGTTGCCGACGCACCCATTCGCTACGCCTATGATTTTCTCAATTTCAATGCCTTGACCGAGCTTCTTGCCAACGATGGTCAGGATGTCGTTGCACCGAGCGGTGCGCGCTACAAGGCGATCTATCTCGGCGGTTCGTCGAGCCACATGACGTTGGCGGCCCTGCGCAAACTGGCTGCCCTCGTGGAAGGCGGCGCGACAGTGGTCGGCATGGCTCCCATCGCAACGCCCAGCAACACGGGCGCGCAGGAAGGCAATCTGGCCGAGTGGTCGTCGCTGGTCGCGAGGCTCTGGCCGGGAAGCGATTATGCGCGCGTCGGCAAGGGCCGTGTGATCGCCTCGAAGGATATCGAAGCCGCACTGAAGACGATGGGCGTTGCAACCGATTTCAGCTTCACCGGCGCAGAAGCCGGAGCGACGATTCCCTTCGTCCATCGCCGTGACGACAAGGGCGAGATCTATTACCTCGTCAATCAGCAGGAGGCTGCGCAGTCGATCGAGGCGCACTTTCGCGTTACCGGCAAGCAGCCTGAGCTCTGGCATCCTGAGACCGGCAAGAGCGAACCTGTCAGCTACCGCATCAGCGGGAACGAAACTGTGGTGCCATTGCAGCTTGACGGTGAAGAGGCTGTCTTCGTTGTCTTCCGCAAGCCCGCCATGAAAGACGCTGTCACGCTTGTCGCGCAAAGCCAACGGGAAATCGCGGCACTCGATGGTGAGTGGCACGTTGCGTTCCAGGCCGATCGCGGAGCGCCTGCAAGCATTGATCTCGCCCAGCTTGAACCGCTGGAAAAGAACGTGAATCCGGGTGTGAAATATTTCTCCGGAATAGCGACTTACTCCCGGAATTTCACTCTATCCGGCAAGTGGGGAAAGAGCCGCTCGCTGTGGCTCGATCTCGGCAAGGTCGGCGATCTCGCACAGGTTTCGATCAATGGCGTGGACGTCGGGACGGCCTGGCATACACCTTACCGTCTCGACATCGGCAAGGCCGTTCGCAAGGGGCAGAACACCCTGGAGATCCGAGTTGCCAATACATGGGTCAATCGCCTGATCGGCGACCGACAGGACGGCGCGCAGAAGATCACCTGGACTGCAATGCCGACTTACCGCGCCGATGCGCCCTTGCGTCCATCCGGACTGATCGGTCCCGTGCGGCTGATGGAGCAAACCGACGGCGCAGATTGAAACGCGCGCGCTTGCCAAGGCACCACGTGCGGATCAAGACTTGAGGGATGGTAATGACATCCCCTGAGCCTGCGCTGCCCCCGCACCGGCGGCAGATCGATCTGCGCGCCGTCCTTACCTTCAGGGCGGTGCGCTCTACAAGGCGCCCGCCGACCTGGAAGCCGTAGGCTGACACGAAGACCATTGATGGCGTAATCGTGGGGTGCGGTCCATCTCGATCACGAGATGATGTGGCTGTTCCAGTCTGCTCGCCTTCTTTACCGACATTGCCTGAGGGATCGGACATTGCCCATCAGTCCTCCCCTCAACCGTCGCAGCCTGCTTGCCGCAAGTGCTAGCCCGGCGACCGCTCGTCCCCGCCCGCCCGGCTGCCCGACTTGTC comes from the Novosphingobium pentaromativorans US6-1 genome and includes:
- a CDS encoding glycosyl hydrolase yields the protein MPRRSLRIVLGLATALSALPAMAENRAEADETSAAARAAAPLEVAFQDPPDAARPRVWWHWMNGNITKDGIRKDLEWMKRIGIGGLQNFDANLQTPQVVDHRLVYMTPEWKDAFRFAAHEADRLDLELAIASSPGWSETGGPWVKPQDGLKKLVWSETTLAPGKRFVGKLPSPPETTGPFQTLGLPLSIEEIISGKPEGAGGVTYGGQVGVIAFPVSDAGALPVPNASDGAGNPLSGKALIDADIAGGVTLAREEGKAPSLRLDYAHPVTARAATVFVPNIKVPFAGAAFIGALEASKDGVNWQPIERFDLANVPTTIGFAAVKAAHFRLVLNPREPDASLGSPAPGVATAGLFDGIARTMASQPLVVGQFQLRGEALVDRFETKAGFVMSRDYHALGGPKDGAKGIEPQNVVDLTEKLRPDGTLDWNAPPLPAGQHWRVLRLGYSLLGTTNHPAPPEATGLEVDKFDGNAVRNYLEHYIGMYKDAAGADMVGKRGVRAILTDSIEVGEANWTPRMLEQFQRLRGYDARPWLPALTGTIVGTRAQSDRFLYDYRRTLADLLASEHYGTVVKVAHENDLKVYGEALEDHRPMLGDDMAMRSHADVPMAALWTFDRKEGPRQTLIADMKGAASVAHLYGQNLVAAESMTAAMAPWAFAPKDLKRFIDLEFVSGVNRPIIHTSVHVPVDDKKPGLSLFIFGQYFNRQESWAELARPWMDYMARSSLLLQEGRNLADVAYFYGEEAPLTGLYGDEPVADAPIRYAYDFLNFNALTELLANDGQDVVAPSGARYKAIYLGGSSSHMTLAALRKLAALVEGGATVVGMAPIATPSNTGAQEGNLAEWSSLVARLWPGSDYARVGKGRVIASKDIEAALKTMGVATDFSFTGAEAGATIPFVHRRDDKGEIYYLVNQQEAAQSIEAHFRVTGKQPELWHPETGKSEPVSYRISGNETVVPLQLDGEEAVFVVFRKPAMKDAVTLVAQSQREIAALDGEWHVAFQADRGAPASIDLAQLEPLEKNVNPGVKYFSGIATYSRNFTLSGKWGKSRSLWLDLGKVGDLAQVSINGVDVGTAWHTPYRLDIGKAVRKGQNTLEIRVANTWVNRLIGDRQDGAQKITWTAMPTYRADAPLRPSGLIGPVRLMEQTDGAD
- the rhaI gene encoding L-rhamnose catabolism isomerase → MNMPLSAELIAEANTRDLEALEDDYASLGRKLERAGIAIDAIKERVADFSLAVPTWGAGRGGTRFAKFPIAGEPTNIHEKLEDCAVISQLSRLTPRVSPHFPWDKVSDYGALREEAASLGLGFDAVNSNTFQDQPGQAKSYATGSLSSTVAATRQQAVEHNVECIEIGRQLGSTDLTVWVGDGTNFPGQQDLARSLDRYLDAAAQVYAALPDDWRMLLEHKMFEPAFYSTVISDWGSSILAAQELGPKAKCLVDLGHHAPNVNIEQIVARLHRFGKLGGFHFNDSKYGDDDLDSGSINPHQLFLVFNELVEAELNPREGFNPNYMIDQSHNVTDPIESMLSSAETIGACFAKALLVDREALHMAQEANDTMMAFQALRRAYNVDVSPILAMARHENGGAIDMLGTYRESRWRDRKAQERKAVGLGAGIV